One window from the genome of Streptomyces sp. NBC_01476 encodes:
- a CDS encoding AlkA N-terminal domain-containing protein, with translation MHTDFDACVRAVQSKDARFDGWFFTAVLTTRIYCRPSCPVVPPKVRNMTFYPSAAAAQQAGFRACKRCRPDASPGSPQWNERADLVARTMRLIADGVVDRDGVPGLAARIGYSERQIERQLLAELGAGPLALARAQRAQTARLLIETTTMPMSEIAFAAGFASIRTFNDTVREVFALSPTELRARVAKGRPAAASGMITLRLPFRRPLTPDNLFGHLAATAVPGVEEWRTGAYRRTLRLPHGPGVVALRPQPDHIACQLWLADWRDLAQAISRCRRMLDLDADPTAVDALLSADPVLAPQIAKAPGRRVPRVADGPEFAVRAVLGQQISTAAARTHAGRLVAAYGEPVTDPAGGLTHLFPSPAALAEHDPKELAMPQTRRDTLAALLRALVDGELDLDVGSDWERAREQLKTLPGFGPWTVETIAMRALGDPDAFLPTDLGIRHAARDLGLPTTPAALLRHSAAWQPWRSYATQYLWATGDHPVNFLPPDDSPDENPDEDPNDNPNENIASYGAEQGPAPASAPAKPRDTKGASR, from the coding sequence GTGCATACGGACTTCGACGCCTGCGTCCGCGCTGTCCAGTCGAAGGACGCCCGTTTCGACGGGTGGTTCTTCACGGCGGTGCTCACCACCCGCATCTACTGCCGGCCCAGCTGCCCCGTCGTGCCGCCGAAGGTCCGGAACATGACCTTCTACCCGAGTGCGGCGGCGGCCCAGCAAGCCGGTTTCCGCGCCTGCAAGCGCTGCCGCCCCGATGCCAGCCCCGGCTCCCCGCAGTGGAACGAGCGCGCCGACCTGGTCGCCCGCACCATGCGGCTGATCGCCGACGGCGTGGTCGACCGCGACGGCGTACCGGGCCTCGCCGCCCGCATCGGTTACAGCGAACGCCAGATCGAGCGCCAACTGCTCGCCGAACTCGGCGCCGGCCCGCTCGCCCTGGCCAGGGCGCAGCGCGCCCAGACCGCCCGGCTGCTGATCGAGACCACCACGATGCCCATGAGCGAGATCGCCTTCGCGGCCGGATTCGCCAGCATCCGCACCTTCAACGACACCGTGCGCGAGGTCTTCGCCCTGTCCCCGACCGAACTGCGCGCCCGGGTCGCCAAGGGCCGCCCGGCGGCAGCCAGCGGCATGATCACGCTGCGGCTCCCGTTCCGCCGGCCGCTCACCCCCGACAACCTCTTCGGCCACCTCGCCGCCACCGCCGTACCCGGCGTGGAGGAATGGCGCACGGGCGCGTACCGCCGCACGCTGCGCCTCCCGCACGGCCCCGGCGTCGTGGCGCTGCGGCCGCAGCCCGACCACATCGCGTGCCAACTGTGGCTGGCCGACTGGCGCGACCTGGCGCAGGCGATCAGCCGCTGCCGCCGGATGCTGGACCTGGACGCCGATCCCACGGCCGTGGACGCCCTGCTGTCGGCCGACCCGGTACTCGCCCCCCAGATCGCCAAAGCGCCCGGCAGACGGGTCCCCAGGGTCGCGGACGGGCCGGAATTCGCGGTACGCGCGGTGCTCGGCCAGCAGATCTCCACCGCGGCGGCCCGCACCCACGCGGGCCGGCTGGTGGCCGCGTACGGCGAACCGGTCACCGACCCGGCCGGCGGCCTCACCCACCTCTTCCCCTCCCCCGCCGCGCTCGCCGAGCACGACCCGAAGGAACTCGCGATGCCGCAGACCCGCCGCGACACGCTGGCAGCGCTGCTACGGGCTCTGGTGGACGGTGAACTGGACCTCGATGTGGGCAGCGACTGGGAACGGGCCCGGGAACAGCTCAAGACGCTGCCCGGCTTCGGACCCTGGACCGTCGAGACGATCGCGATGCGCGCGCTCGGCGACCCGGACGCGTTCCTCCCCACGGACCTGGGGATCCGCCACGCCGCCCGCGACTTGGGCCTTCCGACCACGCCGGCGGCGCTGCTCAGGCACTCCGCCGCCTGGCAGCCGTGGCGCTCCTACGCCACGCAATACCTGTGGGCGACCGGCGACCATCCCGTCAACTTCCTGCCTCCGGACGACAGCCCGGACGAGAACCCGGACGAGGACCCGAACGACAACCCGAACGAGAACATCGCCTCCTATGGCGCCGAGCAGGGGCCCGCCCCGGCCTCGGCACCCGCCAAACCGCGTGACACGAAAGGCGCTTCACGATGA
- a CDS encoding methylated-DNA--[protein]-cysteine S-methyltransferase, which produces MTTTVQTSVDSPCGPLTLVAKDGRLAGLYMTDHRHRPALETFGPRITPGELPVFAAVSEQLTAYFAGDLTTFDVRPAFAGTPFQQRVWSALSDIPYGETVSYGRLAALLGQPGASRAVGLANGKNPISIIVPCHRVVGANGSLTGYGGGLERKRWLLDFERGSTQQTLI; this is translated from the coding sequence ATGACGACCACCGTCCAGACTTCGGTGGACAGCCCCTGCGGCCCCCTGACCCTGGTCGCAAAGGACGGCAGACTCGCCGGCCTCTACATGACCGACCACCGCCACCGTCCTGCCCTGGAGACCTTCGGCCCGCGGATCACCCCCGGCGAACTCCCGGTCTTCGCGGCCGTGTCGGAGCAGTTGACGGCCTACTTCGCCGGCGATCTCACCACCTTTGACGTCAGACCGGCCTTCGCGGGAACGCCGTTCCAGCAGCGCGTCTGGTCGGCACTGAGCGACATCCCGTACGGCGAGACCGTCTCGTACGGCCGGCTCGCCGCGTTGCTGGGGCAGCCGGGTGCCTCCCGGGCGGTGGGTCTGGCCAACGGCAAGAACCCGATCAGCATCATCGTGCCCTGCCACCGGGTGGTCGGTGCCAACGGGAGCCTGACGGGCTACGGCGGCGGCCTGGAGCGCAAGCGGTGGCTGCTGGACTTCGAGCGGGGCAGCACCCAGCAGACGCTGATCTGA
- a CDS encoding TetR/AcrR family transcriptional regulator, with protein MSPETTAARRSRLTPERERELYEAVVELLREVGYEALTMDAVAARTRSSKATLYRQWKGKPELVATALRHHKPVSPADIDTGTLAGDLHELVRCHDESDIKRDQELMRGLAHAAFQNDDLFRALRELLIEPELVSFRVLVQRAVDRGELAADNPARDFVPHMLFGGALARSIIEGIDPDPAYSHRYIDAVVVPALQLSS; from the coding sequence ATGTCGCCGGAGACAACCGCCGCGCGCCGCAGCCGCCTGACCCCCGAACGTGAGCGGGAACTCTACGAGGCGGTCGTAGAGCTGCTGCGCGAGGTCGGCTACGAGGCCCTGACGATGGATGCCGTCGCCGCCCGTACCCGCTCCAGCAAAGCCACCCTCTACCGTCAGTGGAAGGGCAAGCCGGAACTCGTCGCCACCGCGCTGCGCCACCACAAGCCGGTGTCCCCCGCCGACATCGACACCGGGACGCTCGCCGGTGACCTGCACGAACTTGTCCGCTGCCACGACGAGAGCGACATCAAGCGCGACCAGGAGCTGATGCGGGGCCTCGCGCACGCCGCCTTCCAGAACGATGACCTCTTCCGCGCCCTGCGCGAACTGCTCATCGAGCCGGAACTGGTGAGCTTCCGTGTCCTGGTGCAGCGCGCCGTGGACCGCGGGGAACTGGCCGCGGACAACCCGGCCCGCGATTTCGTGCCGCACATGCTCTTCGGCGGCGCGCTGGCGCGTTCGATCATCGAAGGCATCGACCCCGATCCGGCGTACAGCCACCGGTACATCGATGCGGTGGTCGTCCCCGCGCTCCAGTTGTCGTCCTAG
- a CDS encoding GTP cyclohydrolase II — MSADASNDSVAAALPAAGIRTKVRVPLRFADGWGTTADVFTFTGLVDGKEHLAFGLGAYEAAGTPLVRPHSECLTGDVFGSERCDCGPQLREAVELIAETGGYLLYLRQEGRGIGLYAKLDAYALQDQGLDTYEANRALGRGEDERDYTAAAQMLAALGVRQARLLTNNPDKTRQLVALGTAVIEQVPTGVHVSESNVRYLRAKADHTGHALALPA, encoded by the coding sequence ATGTCCGCTGACGCAAGCAATGACTCGGTGGCCGCCGCCCTGCCGGCTGCCGGCATCCGTACCAAGGTCCGCGTGCCGCTGCGGTTCGCCGACGGGTGGGGGACGACCGCTGATGTGTTCACCTTCACCGGACTGGTGGACGGCAAGGAGCACCTGGCGTTCGGGCTGGGTGCGTACGAGGCGGCTGGGACGCCCTTGGTGCGGCCGCACTCCGAGTGCCTGACGGGGGACGTGTTCGGGTCCGAGCGGTGCGACTGCGGGCCGCAGTTGCGTGAGGCGGTGGAACTCATCGCGGAGACCGGTGGCTACCTGCTGTATCTGCGGCAGGAAGGCCGCGGGATCGGTCTGTACGCCAAACTCGACGCCTATGCGCTGCAGGACCAGGGCCTCGACACCTATGAGGCGAACCGGGCCCTGGGGCGTGGTGAGGACGAGCGGGACTACACCGCCGCCGCGCAGATGCTAGCCGCGCTGGGGGTGCGGCAGGCCCGGCTGCTGACCAACAACCCGGACAAGACCCGGCAACTCGTCGCGCTCGGCACCGCGGTGATCGAGCAGGTGCCGACCGGTGTGCACGTCTCGGAGTCCAATGTCCGTTATCTGCGGGCGAAGGCCGACCACACCGGGCACGCGCTCGCGCTTCCTGCCTGA
- a CDS encoding Fic family protein — translation MTFALMADWQQTVSGKDVAAFRTVPAFSKRGRERYGITPGTRAWFEQCLSESTQPDLPLPSRAARTYLDILFFHPFEDGNARAAMLALAFVLAREGVAIDQVHPLQTTRWADDAEGAAELAVLLGILINAAQRRPSHGRQP, via the coding sequence TTGACGTTCGCTCTCATGGCCGACTGGCAGCAGACCGTGTCGGGCAAGGACGTGGCCGCCTTCCGTACGGTGCCGGCCTTCTCCAAGAGAGGGCGAGAACGCTACGGCATCACACCGGGCACGCGGGCGTGGTTCGAGCAGTGCCTGTCCGAGAGCACTCAACCGGACCTGCCGCTCCCCTCACGCGCCGCACGAACCTACCTCGACATCCTCTTCTTCCACCCGTTCGAAGACGGCAACGCCCGCGCGGCGATGCTGGCGCTCGCCTTCGTCCTGGCCCGCGAAGGAGTGGCGATCGACCAGGTGCACCCGCTCCAGACCACCCGCTGGGCCGACGACGCCGAGGGAGCGGCCGAGCTGGCAGTGCTGCTCGGCATCCTGATCAACGCGGCACAGCGCCGCCCGTCCCACGGGAGGCAGCCATGA
- a CDS encoding DUF5958 family protein encodes MSQGIEWFSSLAPEEQSQTLRFLAYHCIQARAIAEDGPESISRAGRRPTHTPAVLITRGPIDHQLRKIASLTPIDERYKAFRLLIAVLVIADARRREY; translated from the coding sequence ATGTCCCAAGGCATCGAGTGGTTCAGCTCCCTCGCGCCGGAGGAACAGTCCCAGACACTGCGATTCCTGGCCTACCACTGCATCCAGGCCCGCGCCATCGCCGAAGACGGTCCGGAGAGCATCAGCCGTGCCGGCCGGCGCCCGACACATACGCCTGCCGTACTCATCACACGAGGCCCGATCGACCACCAACTGAGGAAGATCGCCAGCCTCACCCCCATCGATGAACGCTACAAGGCGTTCCGGCTCCTGATCGCGGTACTCGTGATCGCCGACGCGCGGCGCCGCGAGTACTAG
- the sepX gene encoding divisome protein SepX/GlpR: MSSSGLIYAVIVGAWAAYLVPMWLRRQDELNEARPTERFSTAIRLLSGRAAMERKVARARGENVDPAADDDEQEDDTELVSTVDVRSLAVPATEVRRPAARPVPAAAGQPGPAASAGPGNPRARVLVRRRRTTTTLFMVFTIGAIVAAVGGVSLLWVPAVPAVLLTLYIGQMRRQERRRYEVRLDQRHAAEAARRLRARSEASPAPAAQDERPAKPAQPPAPVRAPSPRTADRRALVEQTDHAEWVDQQRAQQSADDGWDPVPVPLPTYVTAPVAPRTPGNVDLGAPDTWSSARSGTTPADPAGPREQRESRASGEREQPAPARRPRSSRTPLFDQYAEGDRPRAANE, translated from the coding sequence GTGAGCAGTAGTGGCCTCATCTACGCAGTCATCGTCGGGGCCTGGGCTGCCTACTTGGTGCCGATGTGGCTCCGTAGGCAGGACGAGCTCAATGAAGCGCGTCCGACCGAACGTTTCAGCACCGCCATCCGGCTTCTGTCCGGACGCGCGGCGATGGAACGCAAGGTCGCCAGGGCGCGAGGTGAGAACGTCGATCCCGCCGCCGACGATGACGAGCAGGAGGACGACACCGAGCTGGTGAGCACGGTGGACGTCCGGAGCCTTGCCGTGCCCGCGACCGAGGTACGGCGCCCCGCCGCCCGCCCCGTGCCCGCGGCGGCCGGGCAGCCCGGCCCGGCGGCCTCCGCGGGCCCCGGCAACCCCCGTGCGAGGGTGCTGGTGCGCCGCCGCCGTACCACCACGACGCTCTTCATGGTCTTCACCATCGGTGCCATCGTGGCGGCTGTCGGCGGCGTCTCGCTGCTCTGGGTGCCGGCCGTCCCCGCCGTACTGCTGACCCTCTACATCGGGCAGATGCGCCGCCAGGAGCGCCGCCGCTACGAAGTCCGGCTCGACCAGCGGCACGCCGCCGAGGCCGCACGACGGCTGCGTGCCCGCTCCGAGGCGTCTCCCGCACCGGCCGCCCAGGACGAGCGCCCCGCCAAGCCCGCCCAGCCGCCCGCGCCCGTACGCGCGCCCTCGCCGCGTACCGCCGACCGCCGGGCCCTGGTCGAGCAGACCGACCACGCGGAGTGGGTGGACCAGCAGCGCGCCCAGCAGTCCGCGGACGACGGCTGGGACCCCGTACCGGTGCCGCTGCCCACCTATGTGACCGCCCCCGTCGCCCCCCGCACTCCGGGCAACGTCGACCTCGGGGCGCCCGACACGTGGAGCTCCGCGCGTTCCGGCACCACGCCTGCGGACCCGGCCGGCCCCCGCGAACAGCGCGAGTCCCGTGCCTCCGGCGAGCGCGAGCAGCCTGCCCCGGCCCGCCGCCCGCGCAGCAGCCGGACCCCCCTCTTCGACCAGTACGCCGAGGGTGACCGCCCCCGCGCCGCCAACGAGTGA
- a CDS encoding GNAT family N-acetyltransferase, with amino-acid sequence MNGSWPAELVDGDITLRPIRMRDQRAWREVNRRNRDWLRPWEATVPPAPPGHIAQRPTYRQMVRHLRSEARAGRMLPFVIDYQGRLAGQLTVAGVTWGSMCSAHIGYWVDEAVAGRGVMPTSVALAVDHCFRRVGLHRIEVCIRPENGPSRRVAEKLGFREEGLRPRYLHIDGGWRDHLVYALTAEEVPEGLLYRWRQARPGTPQK; translated from the coding sequence CTGAACGGGTCCTGGCCGGCTGAGCTGGTGGACGGTGACATCACCCTCCGCCCGATCCGGATGCGTGACCAGCGCGCCTGGCGCGAGGTCAACCGCCGCAACCGCGACTGGTTGCGGCCGTGGGAGGCCACCGTGCCGCCCGCACCACCAGGTCACATAGCGCAACGACCGACATATCGTCAGATGGTCCGCCATCTGCGCAGTGAAGCGCGGGCGGGCCGCATGCTGCCGTTCGTCATCGACTACCAGGGGCGGCTGGCCGGTCAGCTCACCGTCGCAGGCGTCACCTGGGGCTCGATGTGCTCCGCGCACATCGGTTACTGGGTCGACGAGGCGGTCGCCGGGCGCGGGGTGATGCCCACCTCGGTGGCGCTCGCCGTCGATCACTGCTTCCGCCGGGTCGGGCTGCACCGGATCGAGGTGTGCATTCGCCCCGAGAACGGCCCCAGCCGCCGGGTGGCGGAAAAGCTGGGGTTCCGGGAAGAAGGACTACGGCCGCGTTATCTCCATATCGACGGGGGCTGGCGCGACCATCTCGTCTACGCGCTGACCGCCGAGGAAGTCCCGGAGGGGCTGCTGTACCGCTGGCGGCAGGCGCGGCCTGGCACGCCACAGAAATAA
- a CDS encoding MogA/MoaB family molybdenum cofactor biosynthesis protein, whose product MTRPAAPRALAVTASNRAAAGVYEDRGGPLIVAALQELGFAVDGPRVVPDGDPVGQALREAVAGGYDLVVTTGGTGISPTDRTPEVTRSVLDYEVPGIAEAIRAAGREKVPTAVLSRGVAGVSGRTLVVNLPGSTGGVKDGLAVLAPLVVHAVDQIRGGDHPQGQSDERPGEQSEDRPNDHPNSVTGRPS is encoded by the coding sequence ATGACGCGGCCGGCCGCGCCGCGGGCGCTCGCCGTCACCGCCTCCAACCGGGCCGCCGCGGGGGTGTACGAGGACCGGGGCGGTCCGCTGATCGTCGCCGCTCTTCAGGAGCTGGGCTTCGCGGTGGACGGGCCCCGGGTGGTTCCGGACGGTGACCCCGTCGGCCAGGCGCTGCGGGAGGCGGTTGCCGGTGGATACGACCTGGTGGTCACCACCGGCGGTACGGGCATCTCGCCGACCGACCGCACGCCGGAGGTCACCCGCTCGGTCCTCGACTACGAGGTCCCGGGCATCGCGGAGGCCATTCGCGCCGCCGGACGGGAGAAGGTGCCCACCGCGGTGCTGTCCCGTGGCGTCGCGGGGGTGAGTGGACGCACCCTGGTGGTGAACCTTCCCGGCTCGACCGGCGGGGTGAAGGACGGCCTAGCCGTACTCGCGCCGTTGGTCGTACATGCGGTTGATCAGATCCGCGGGGGCGATCATCCTCAAGGACAGTCCGATGAGCGACCGGGCGAACAATCCGAAGACCGACCGAATGATCACCCGAATTCTGTCACTGGGAGACCGAGCTGA
- the moaC gene encoding cyclic pyranopterin monophosphate synthase MoaC, translating to MSSAHQHLTHLDEAGAARMVDVSDKDITARTARATGRVLVDPRVVELLRSEGVPKGDALAVARIAGIMGAKRTPDLIPLCHPLAVSGVNVDLAVADDAVEITATVRTTDRTGVEMEALTAVSVAALTVVDMVKAVDKGAVITDIRVEEKTGGKSGDWRRS from the coding sequence ATGAGCAGCGCCCACCAGCACCTCACCCACCTCGACGAGGCGGGCGCGGCCCGCATGGTCGACGTCTCCGACAAGGACATCACCGCGCGCACCGCCCGTGCGACCGGGCGCGTCCTCGTCGACCCGCGCGTCGTGGAACTCCTGCGCAGTGAGGGGGTGCCCAAGGGCGACGCCCTGGCCGTCGCGCGCATCGCCGGCATCATGGGCGCCAAACGGACCCCCGACCTCATCCCGCTGTGCCACCCGCTCGCCGTGTCCGGCGTGAACGTCGACCTCGCGGTCGCCGACGACGCGGTGGAGATCACCGCGACGGTCAGGACCACCGACCGCACAGGCGTCGAGATGGAGGCACTGACCGCGGTCAGCGTCGCCGCGCTGACCGTCGTGGACATGGTGAAGGCGGTCGACAAGGGCGCGGTCATCACCGACATCCGGGTCGAGGAGAAGACCGGCGGGAAGTCCGGCGACTGGCGGCGGTCATGA
- the glp gene encoding molybdotransferase-like divisome protein Glp encodes MRTRRPRPRLPHLAPHLRHPGDASVSHGADRVWTVTEHLDSILGQLAPLDPIELQLLDAQGCVLVEDVTVPVALPPFENSSMDGYAVRVADTQAATGEHPAVLDVIGDVAAGSGALPTVGPGQAARIMTGAPIPPGAEAVVPVEWTDGGTGGGPATTMAAHSVDPAGAGGEVRVHRSPAAGQFVRARGSDAAAGELALAAGTVLGPSQIGLLAAIGRGTVTVRPRPRVVVLSTGSELVQPDEELGPGRIHDSNSFALTAAARAAGAIAYRVGAVSDEVETLRAAIEDQLIRADVIVTSGGVSVGAYDVVKEALSSLGDSFGEDAENAGGHVEFRKLAMQPGKPQGFGRIGPDRTPLLALPGNPVSAYVSFELFVRPVIRTLMGVGSVHREVVRAVCGTAIDRSPEGRRQFLRGRYDRTTGTVTPVGGADSHLVKALAHADALIVVPEEVTSVAAGEEVDVVLLD; translated from the coding sequence ATGCGAACGCGAAGACCTCGGCCCCGACTTCCGCACCTGGCTCCACACCTACGTCACCCAGGAGATGCAAGCGTGAGTCACGGCGCCGACCGCGTGTGGACCGTCACCGAACATCTGGACAGCATCCTGGGCCAGCTCGCTCCGCTGGATCCGATCGAGCTGCAACTGCTCGACGCCCAGGGGTGCGTCCTGGTCGAGGACGTCACGGTGCCGGTCGCGTTGCCACCGTTCGAGAACAGCTCCATGGACGGGTACGCGGTAAGGGTCGCCGATACCCAGGCCGCGACCGGTGAACATCCCGCTGTGCTCGACGTGATCGGTGACGTGGCGGCCGGCAGTGGGGCGCTGCCCACTGTCGGCCCCGGCCAGGCCGCCAGGATCATGACAGGAGCCCCGATCCCACCGGGCGCCGAGGCGGTTGTGCCGGTCGAGTGGACCGACGGCGGTACCGGGGGCGGCCCCGCGACGACCATGGCCGCGCACAGCGTCGACCCCGCGGGCGCGGGCGGTGAGGTGCGGGTGCACCGGTCTCCGGCGGCCGGGCAGTTCGTACGGGCCCGGGGGAGTGACGCCGCTGCCGGGGAACTGGCGCTGGCCGCCGGCACGGTGCTCGGCCCCTCGCAGATCGGGCTGCTGGCCGCCATCGGCCGCGGCACCGTGACCGTACGGCCGCGGCCGCGCGTGGTGGTGCTCTCCACCGGCAGCGAACTCGTCCAGCCCGACGAGGAACTCGGCCCCGGCCGCATCCACGACTCCAACAGCTTCGCCCTCACCGCCGCGGCGCGGGCGGCCGGCGCCATCGCGTACCGGGTCGGCGCCGTCAGCGACGAGGTGGAGACGCTGCGGGCCGCCATCGAGGACCAGTTGATCCGCGCCGACGTCATCGTGACCAGTGGCGGCGTCAGCGTCGGCGCCTATGACGTCGTGAAAGAGGCGCTGTCGTCGCTCGGCGACTCCTTCGGAGAAGACGCGGAGAACGCCGGTGGGCACGTGGAGTTCCGCAAGCTCGCGATGCAGCCCGGCAAGCCGCAGGGCTTCGGCCGGATCGGGCCCGACCGCACGCCGTTGCTCGCACTGCCCGGCAACCCCGTCAGCGCCTATGTGTCATTCGAGTTGTTCGTACGACCGGTGATCCGCACGCTGATGGGTGTCGGCAGCGTTCATCGGGAAGTCGTACGAGCGGTCTGCGGCACGGCGATCGACAGGTCGCCGGAGGGAAGGCGTCAGTTCCTGCGGGGGCGGTACGACCGTACGACCGGCACGGTCACCCCGGTGGGTGGCGCTGACTCGCACCTCGTCAAGGCACTGGCCCATGCCGATGCGCTGATTGTCGTACCGGAAGAGGTCACCTCCGTCGCAGCGGGCGAAGAAGTCGACGTGGTCCTGCTGGACTAG
- the galU gene encoding UTP--glucose-1-phosphate uridylyltransferase GalU — translation MTLTRTGISKAVIPAAGLGTRFLPATKATPKEMLPVVDKPAIQYVVEEAVAAGLSDVLMITGRNKRPLEDHFDRNYELEEALTRKGDASRLARVRESSDLATMHYVRQGAPQGLGHAVLCAEPHVGDQPFAVLLGDDLIDPRDPLLARMITVQQQHGGSVIALMEVDPEQIHLYGSAAILPTPDPDVVRVTGLIEKPEPAQAPSHYAVIGRYVLDPAVFDVLRKTQPGCGDEIQLTDALRELAERDDTGGPVHGVVFTGRRYDTGDRGDYLRAIVRLACEREDLGPDFRTWLHTYVTQEMQA, via the coding sequence ATGACGCTCACACGTACGGGGATCAGCAAGGCTGTCATTCCGGCGGCGGGTCTGGGGACCCGGTTCCTGCCGGCGACGAAGGCGACGCCGAAGGAGATGCTGCCGGTCGTGGACAAACCCGCGATCCAGTACGTCGTCGAGGAAGCCGTCGCCGCGGGCCTGTCCGACGTCCTGATGATCACCGGCCGCAACAAACGCCCCCTGGAAGACCACTTCGACCGCAACTACGAACTCGAAGAAGCCCTCACCCGCAAAGGCGACGCCTCCCGCCTGGCCCGCGTCCGCGAATCCTCCGACCTCGCCACCATGCACTACGTCCGCCAGGGCGCCCCCCAGGGCCTCGGCCACGCCGTCCTGTGCGCCGAACCCCACGTCGGCGACCAGCCCTTCGCCGTCCTCCTCGGCGACGACCTCATCGACCCCCGCGACCCCCTCCTCGCCCGCATGATCACCGTCCAGCAACAGCACGGCGGCAGCGTCATCGCCCTGATGGAAGTCGACCCCGAACAAATCCACCTCTACGGCTCCGCCGCGATACTCCCCACCCCCGACCCCGACGTCGTCCGCGTCACCGGACTCATCGAAAAACCCGAACCCGCCCAGGCCCCCTCCCACTACGCCGTCATCGGCCGCTACGTCCTGGACCCCGCCGTCTTCGACGTCCTGCGCAAAACCCAGCCCGGCTGCGGCGACGAAATCCAGCTCACCGACGCCCTGCGCGAACTCGCCGAACGCGACGACACCGGCGGCCCCGTCCACGGCGTCGTCTTCACCGGCCGCCGCTACGACACCGGCGACCGCGGCGACTACCTGCGCGCCATCGTCCGCCTCGCATGCGAACGCGAAGACCTCGGCCCCGACTTCCGCACCTGGCTCCACACCTACGTCACCCAGGAGATGCAAGCGTGA
- a CDS encoding 5-formyltetrahydrofolate cyclo-ligase yields MSEARTRKAELRARLLRDRRGLTADERQAAGTALVSRVRDLQAPATADTVAAYVSMGTEPGTHELIDALRGSGTRVLLPVLLPDNDLDWAAYEGPGALRRTPRGLLEPTGALLGPQAVTEARTVLLPGLAVDTQGVRLGRGGGSYDRVLARLEAAGTHPVLVVVLYAHEVVDTVPREPHDHLVDAALTPDGVRHFVR; encoded by the coding sequence ATGAGCGAAGCGCGCACGCGCAAGGCGGAGTTGCGGGCGCGCCTCCTGCGGGACAGACGCGGATTGACCGCCGATGAACGCCAAGCGGCCGGCACGGCACTGGTGAGCAGGGTACGTGACCTTCAGGCGCCCGCGACGGCCGACACCGTGGCCGCTTATGTGTCGATGGGCACCGAACCCGGGACCCATGAACTCATCGACGCCCTCAGGGGGTCCGGCACCCGGGTACTGCTGCCCGTCCTGCTGCCGGACAATGATCTGGACTGGGCCGCATACGAGGGGCCTGGAGCCCTGCGGCGCACGCCTCGCGGCCTGCTGGAACCCACCGGTGCCCTCCTCGGTCCGCAGGCCGTCACCGAGGCCAGAACCGTCCTGCTGCCCGGCCTCGCCGTCGACACCCAGGGTGTGCGCCTAGGACGCGGGGGCGGCTCGTACGACCGGGTCCTCGCGCGACTGGAGGCCGCCGGAACTCATCCCGTACTCGTCGTGGTGCTGTACGCACACGAGGTGGTCGACACGGTTCCGCGTGAACCGCACGACCACCTCGTGGACGCCGCACTGACACCGGACGGCGTACGGCATTTCGTTAGGTGA